The following proteins come from a genomic window of Pseudomonadota bacterium:
- a CDS encoding vitamin B12-dependent ribonucleotide reductase, whose product MNTENLIPPQDLKVPAFKENAITVLERRYLKKDEHGKVVEKPIDMLWRVALTVASADAKHKPDCSIEEQAREFYDMMAVFDFLPNSPTLMNAGRELGQLSACFVLPIEDSMPSIFEAVKQTALIHQSGGGTGFSFSKIRPKNDLVHSTKGISSGPLSFMNVFDCATETIKQGGTRRGANMAMLRVDHPDIMDFIKVKSDLKVLQNFNLSVAITDNFMAAVEADGEYDLINPRNNQVVKRQNALKVFRQIVKQSWISGEPGIVFIDKMNAQNPTPLVGEIESTNPCGEQPLLPHESCNLGSINLANMVSDGEIDFKRLGSTVKKAVHFLDNVVDINKYPLPEIALKTRQNRKIGLGVMGFADLLLQLNLQYSSAKACRTAEEVMEFIDRTAFEASVELAEQRGSFPNFPDSIYGMKNPDMPVRNATRTTIAPTGTISLLAGCSSGVEPLFAVAFVRRVMDNDELFEVNPIFEKVAKEHNFYSRELLKQIIDNGSIQNLDEIPKKIRKTFETAHDITPDAHINIQAAFQKYTNNAVSKTINFPSSATIEDVENSFLMAYKLNCKGVTIYRDGCRENQVLSTGKTENKTAEIEEKKKRVKRDRPRTLTGRTFQMTTGCGPMYVTINEDENKNMFELFNMVGKSGGCASSQCEAIGRLVSLAWRSGLAPEPIVRQLVGISCHKPVGFGRNKVTSCADAIAQAIRLHLEKNNNGHKDASLDSGSMSYGACPECGGVVEHEGGCHVCHACGYSECA is encoded by the coding sequence ATGAATACCGAAAACCTCATCCCCCCACAAGATCTCAAAGTACCAGCCTTCAAAGAAAACGCCATCACCGTTCTTGAGCGCAGATACCTGAAAAAAGACGAACACGGCAAGGTAGTGGAAAAACCCATTGATATGCTTTGGCGAGTGGCGCTTACCGTCGCTTCGGCCGACGCAAAGCACAAGCCGGACTGTTCCATTGAAGAACAGGCAAGAGAATTCTATGACATGATGGCGGTGTTCGATTTTCTTCCCAATTCTCCGACGCTGATGAACGCCGGACGGGAACTCGGCCAGCTTTCAGCCTGTTTCGTGCTTCCCATCGAAGACTCCATGCCAAGCATTTTTGAGGCAGTGAAACAGACGGCACTCATCCACCAGAGCGGCGGCGGCACCGGATTTTCTTTTTCGAAAATCCGCCCAAAAAACGATCTTGTCCACTCCACCAAGGGGATCTCCAGCGGACCGCTTTCATTCATGAACGTCTTTGACTGTGCCACAGAAACCATCAAACAGGGCGGCACCAGACGGGGCGCAAACATGGCGATGCTGCGGGTAGACCATCCCGACATTATGGATTTCATCAAGGTCAAATCCGATCTCAAGGTTCTCCAGAACTTCAACCTCTCGGTTGCCATCACTGATAATTTCATGGCTGCGGTTGAGGCGGATGGGGAATACGACCTGATAAATCCCCGAAACAACCAGGTTGTAAAACGTCAGAACGCCCTGAAGGTGTTCCGGCAGATCGTCAAACAATCCTGGATTTCCGGGGAACCGGGCATCGTTTTCATCGACAAGATGAACGCTCAGAATCCCACGCCGCTGGTCGGTGAGATAGAAAGCACCAATCCGTGCGGCGAGCAGCCCCTGCTGCCCCATGAGTCCTGCAATCTGGGCTCAATCAATCTGGCCAACATGGTGAGCGACGGCGAAATTGATTTTAAAAGGCTTGGCAGTACCGTAAAAAAGGCGGTGCATTTTCTCGATAACGTCGTTGATATCAACAAATATCCCCTCCCGGAAATTGCCCTTAAAACCAGACAGAATAGAAAAATCGGCCTGGGCGTCATGGGTTTTGCCGACCTGCTGCTGCAGCTCAATCTGCAGTATTCATCTGCCAAGGCATGCAGGACTGCAGAAGAAGTAATGGAATTCATTGACCGCACCGCGTTTGAAGCGTCCGTTGAACTTGCCGAGCAAAGAGGATCGTTCCCCAATTTTCCTGACAGCATCTACGGCATGAAAAATCCGGATATGCCGGTGAGAAATGCAACCCGCACAACCATTGCGCCCACCGGCACGATCAGTCTGCTTGCCGGTTGTTCAAGCGGCGTTGAACCTCTTTTTGCAGTAGCCTTTGTCCGCAGGGTCATGGACAACGATGAACTGTTCGAAGTGAATCCGATTTTTGAAAAAGTGGCAAAAGAACACAATTTTTACTCACGGGAGCTGCTCAAACAGATTATTGACAATGGAAGTATCCAGAATCTGGATGAAATCCCCAAAAAAATCCGCAAAACTTTTGAAACCGCCCATGACATCACTCCTGATGCTCATATCAATATCCAGGCGGCTTTCCAGAAATATACCAATAACGCCGTCAGCAAGACGATCAATTTTCCCTCGTCGGCCACCATTGAGGACGTGGAAAACTCCTTCCTCATGGCTTACAAGCTGAACTGCAAGGGTGTCACGATCTATCGCGACGGTTGCAGGGAAAATCAGGTATTGAGCACCGGTAAAACGGAAAACAAAACCGCAGAAATTGAGGAAAAGAAAAAGCGGGTCAAACGTGACCGCCCGCGAACCCTTACCGGTAGAACCTTCCAGATGACTACCGGTTGCGGCCCCATGTACGTCACCATCAATGAAGATGAAAACAAGAATATGTTTGAGCTGTTCAACATGGTGGGCAAATCCGGCGGCTGCGCCTCCAGCCAGTGTGAGGCAATCGGCCGGCTGGTTTCCCTGGCCTGGAGAAGCGGTCTGGCACCCGAGCCAATCGTCAGGCAACTGGTGGGCATCAGCTGCCATAAACCAGTGGGATTCGGCAGAAACAAGGTAACATCATGTGCCGATGCCATTGCCCAGGCGATCCGTTTACATCTCGAAAAAAACAACAACGGTCACAAGGATGCGTCCCTTGACAGCGGTTCAATGTCCTATGGCGCCTGTCCCGAGTGCGGTGGCGTCGTCGAACACGAAGGCGGCTGCCATGTTTGTCATGCCTGCGGCTACTCCGAATGCGCTTAA
- a CDS encoding universal stress protein has translation MNDWGKILVAIDETPASERALRYLGKFAGRIGSSEVCLLHIYPEPEQGLLKDGQSAADYQKGKRSIARKILQKGATLLEGCSVSPEKISRECRMASGKTISQIILQVQEEGGFGTVVVGKRKVSRSDDFLFGSILKSLVHQGESFTLWVVS, from the coding sequence ATGAATGATTGGGGAAAAATACTCGTTGCAATTGATGAAACTCCGGCCTCTGAGCGGGCGCTTCGCTATCTTGGGAAGTTTGCCGGTAGAATCGGCAGCTCTGAAGTCTGCCTGCTCCATATATATCCCGAACCAGAGCAGGGTTTGCTCAAAGACGGTCAGTCGGCGGCGGACTATCAGAAAGGCAAAAGAAGTATTGCAAGAAAAATTCTTCAAAAAGGTGCGACCCTTCTTGAAGGGTGCAGCGTTTCACCTGAAAAAATTTCCAGGGAGTGCCGGATGGCTTCAGGGAAGACAATCAGTCAAATAATACTACAGGTCCAGGAAGAAGGCGGCTTTGGGACGGTGGTTGTCGGCAAAAGAAAAGTATCCAGATCCGATGATTTCCTTTTCGGGAGTATATTGAAATCTCTGGTGCATCAGGGTGAGAGTTTTACCCTCTGGGTTGTCAGTTAG
- a CDS encoding UPF0149 family protein, giving the protein MSNMFTTLSEEEIARLDLFLLERIDEEANTEDKDEGIIDISELDGLFTAIVSGPTVVQPSQWLPTVWGDFEPVWESEKDFMEILSLMMRHMNGIAAMFMEQHEYFEPLFLERTVKGKTYTIVDEWCEGYQRGVALTAEQWYMGGKEITVLLAPILAFTSLTNWRAHDFSDGQTETLQRAIIPNVRKIHAYWLSRQEEETPVVEPLRRSGLRAGRNDPCPCGSGKKFKKCCLQ; this is encoded by the coding sequence GAAATCGCGCGGCTGGATCTTTTCCTGCTTGAACGTATTGACGAAGAGGCCAATACCGAAGACAAGGACGAGGGGATAATTGATATCTCGGAGCTGGATGGCCTGTTCACCGCCATTGTCAGCGGCCCGACCGTGGTTCAACCCTCACAATGGCTGCCAACGGTGTGGGGTGACTTTGAGCCGGTATGGGAAAGTGAAAAGGATTTCATGGAAATTCTTTCGCTGATGATGCGGCATATGAACGGCATCGCTGCGATGTTCATGGAGCAACACGAATATTTCGAGCCACTCTTTCTTGAACGTACTGTCAAGGGAAAAACTTACACCATTGTGGATGAATGGTGTGAAGGATATCAGCGGGGGGTGGCCCTGACAGCGGAACAATGGTACATGGGCGGAAAAGAAATAACGGTTCTGTTGGCACCAATTCTCGCCTTTACGAGCCTAACGAACTGGCGAGCTCACGATTTCAGTGATGGTCAAACCGAAACCCTTCAAAGAGCCATCATTCCCAATGTACGAAAAATTCATGCCTATTGGCTTTCGCGACAGGAGGAAGAAACGCCCGTTGTGGAACCGTTGCGGAGGAGCGGGCTGCGGGCGGGTCGCAATGATCCTTGCCCCTGCGGCAGCGGCAAGAAATTTAAAAAATGTTGTTTGCAATAA
- the radA gene encoding DNA repair protein RadA has protein sequence MAKDKTIYMCSACGAQFSKWAGQCPECQEWDTLNEEQVKPVSGSRFRGYSGSLAKAQPMSEVQMEDTPRMSTGLGELDRVLGGGLVPGSVVLIGGDPGVGKSTGLLQVCGNMARSSKVLYVTGEESPQQIAMRARRLKVSDREILLLAETSVENICVIAEQEKPKVMVIDSIQTMQVGEVQSAPGSVSQVRESAARLTQFAKHTGTAIFLVGHVTKAGDLAGPRVLEHIIDVVCYIEGEPGGRFKMVRAVKNRYGAVNELGVFAMTDTGLKEVKNPSAIFLSRHDQPLPGSAVMVIWEGSRPLLVEIQALVDESYADNPRRVAVGLEHNRLAMLLAVLHRHGNVASSNQDVFVNVVGGIRVTETAADLALVLAIVSSLKNRPLPSGLVVFGEIGLAGEIRPVPSGLERLREAAKHGFTKAIVPAANVPGEGVKGIEVIKVQKLSEALEAAY, from the coding sequence ATGGCAAAGGATAAAACCATTTATATGTGTTCGGCATGCGGGGCCCAATTCAGCAAATGGGCCGGGCAATGCCCTGAATGCCAGGAATGGGACACGTTGAACGAGGAGCAGGTGAAGCCGGTTTCTGGGTCAAGATTCAGGGGATATTCAGGAAGTCTTGCCAAGGCTCAACCCATGTCGGAAGTGCAGATGGAGGACACCCCCCGTATGTCAACCGGACTTGGTGAGCTGGATCGGGTTCTGGGTGGTGGTTTGGTTCCGGGCTCGGTTGTGCTTATCGGCGGCGATCCTGGAGTGGGGAAGAGTACCGGGCTTTTGCAGGTGTGCGGTAATATGGCAAGGTCCTCTAAGGTTCTTTATGTGACCGGGGAGGAATCCCCCCAGCAGATTGCCATGCGCGCCAGACGCTTGAAGGTGTCTGATCGGGAAATATTACTGCTGGCCGAAACCAGTGTAGAAAATATCTGTGTCATTGCCGAGCAGGAAAAACCCAAGGTCATGGTGATTGATTCGATTCAGACCATGCAGGTCGGGGAGGTGCAGTCGGCACCGGGAAGCGTCTCGCAGGTCAGGGAAAGCGCGGCGCGACTTACCCAGTTTGCCAAACATACGGGAACAGCGATTTTTCTCGTGGGTCATGTTACCAAGGCAGGCGATCTTGCCGGGCCGCGGGTGCTTGAGCATATCATCGATGTTGTCTGTTATATTGAAGGGGAGCCAGGCGGCAGGTTCAAAATGGTCCGGGCGGTTAAAAACCGATACGGCGCAGTAAATGAGCTCGGGGTTTTTGCGATGACCGATACCGGTCTCAAGGAAGTTAAGAATCCTTCGGCAATATTTCTTTCCCGACACGATCAGCCCTTGCCCGGCAGCGCGGTGATGGTGATCTGGGAAGGCAGTCGGCCGCTGCTTGTGGAAATTCAGGCCCTGGTTGATGAGAGTTATGCGGACAATCCCAGGCGGGTTGCCGTTGGCCTCGAACATAACCGGCTGGCCATGCTGCTTGCAGTTCTTCACAGGCATGGCAATGTTGCAAGCTCTAACCAGGATGTGTTTGTCAATGTAGTCGGCGGGATAAGGGTTACAGAAACTGCAGCGGATCTTGCACTGGTCCTGGCCATTGTATCAAGTCTGAAAAACCGGCCGTTGCCGTCAGGGCTGGTTGTTTTCGGTGAAATCGGGCTGGCCGGTGAGATACGGCCGGTGCCCAGTGGGCTTGAGCGGTTGCGGGAGGCGGCAAAACATGGTTTTACAAAGGCGATTGTGCCGGCCGCAAATGTCCCCGGTGAGGGTGTAAAAGGGATCGAGGTGATTAAGGTTCAAAAATTGAGCGAGGCCTTGGAGGCAGCTTATTAA